A genomic stretch from Shewanella woodyi ATCC 51908 includes:
- the fdhF gene encoding formate dehydrogenase subunit alpha produces the protein MDIKLHTIAFTLDDVEVTASPDETLWQVAKRQGNKLPHLCFTDSSGYRPDGNCRACMVEIEGERVLAASCLRKPTQGMVVHSQSSRATRSRKMVMELLLTDQPKQISDSGSHLSQMAQLQDIDASRFPKIEPKRVPLTDDSHVAMSVNLDACIQCNLCVRACREVQVNDVIGMANRGRDSAIIFDQSDEMAESSCVACGECVQVCPTDALMPASIANNTNMTCEQSIDKAVSSVCPFCGVGCQISLKVKDNKVQYVDGLDGPANESRLCVKGRFGYDYIHHAHRLTKPLIRLKDAPKGLNVDPANPLTHFREASWQEAIEVAAKGLSTLKKNHGGESVAGFGSAKCTNEEAYLFQKLIRQGFGHNNVDHCTRLCHASSVAALIENIGSGAVTASFNEIEHADVAIVIGCNPTENHPVAATYFKQFVRRGGKLIVMDPRGTAMKRFATHMLQFRPGTDVALLNAIMHIIVDEGLQNQAYIDEHTENWQAQKDHLVGFSPEKMAPLCGIDAQTLRQVARTFAKGKAGMIFWGMGVSQHIHGTDNSRCLISLALMCGHVGRSGSGLHPLRGQNNVQGASDAGLIPMFLPDYQTVKDNNIRAHFDEIWQEESDAIAVSATPGLTVVEIIDAIHKDMIRGMYILGENPAMSDPDVSHARNALAKLEHLIVQDIFLTETASFADVIFPAAAFAEKDGTVTNTNRQVQMGRKALDAPGEAKQDWAILIELANALGLNWQYPSPREIFNEMKLGMSSLDNISWERLSSENAVTYPCNGENQPGEAIVFGDGFPRQSGRAKFTPASVIAPDELPDKEYPLIMTTGRQLEHWHTGSMTRRSKVLDAVEPEANCSLHPKTLRRLGISPGGMIRLLSRRGEIELLARADRAVAEDMVFVPFAYVEAAANLLTNPALDPVGKIPEFKFAAVRGEAVN, from the coding sequence ATGGATATTAAACTGCACACCATCGCCTTTACCTTAGATGATGTTGAGGTCACAGCAAGCCCCGATGAAACACTATGGCAAGTCGCCAAACGCCAGGGAAATAAGCTACCTCACCTCTGCTTTACTGACAGTTCAGGTTATCGACCCGACGGTAACTGCCGAGCCTGCATGGTTGAGATAGAGGGAGAGCGGGTTCTTGCCGCCTCCTGTCTGCGCAAACCTACTCAAGGCATGGTGGTGCATAGTCAAAGTTCTCGAGCAACACGCTCTCGAAAAATGGTGATGGAGTTATTGTTAACCGATCAACCAAAGCAGATCAGTGACAGTGGCTCCCATCTTTCCCAAATGGCACAGTTACAAGATATTGATGCCAGTCGATTTCCAAAAATAGAGCCAAAGCGAGTCCCCCTAACCGACGACAGTCATGTCGCCATGAGTGTTAATCTTGATGCGTGCATCCAGTGTAATTTGTGCGTACGAGCATGTCGGGAGGTGCAGGTTAACGATGTTATCGGCATGGCCAATCGAGGCCGAGATAGCGCCATCATCTTCGATCAAAGTGATGAGATGGCAGAGTCTAGCTGCGTCGCCTGTGGTGAGTGTGTGCAGGTATGTCCAACCGATGCCCTAATGCCAGCATCTATTGCTAACAATACCAACATGACCTGTGAGCAATCAATCGATAAAGCGGTCTCATCTGTATGTCCATTTTGTGGTGTTGGGTGTCAGATATCTTTGAAGGTAAAAGATAATAAGGTTCAGTATGTCGACGGATTAGATGGTCCAGCGAATGAATCTCGTCTCTGTGTTAAAGGACGCTTTGGTTACGATTATATCCACCATGCTCACCGACTAACTAAGCCGCTTATCAGACTCAAAGATGCCCCCAAGGGGTTAAATGTTGACCCTGCTAATCCTCTTACTCACTTTAGAGAAGCCAGTTGGCAAGAGGCGATAGAGGTCGCCGCCAAGGGGCTGTCAACACTTAAAAAAAATCATGGCGGTGAGAGTGTGGCGGGATTTGGCTCAGCCAAGTGCACCAATGAAGAAGCTTACCTATTCCAGAAATTAATTCGCCAAGGTTTTGGCCATAACAATGTCGATCACTGCACTCGTTTGTGTCATGCCTCTTCTGTAGCGGCCCTGATTGAAAATATTGGCTCAGGGGCCGTGACCGCCTCATTCAACGAGATAGAGCACGCTGATGTTGCTATCGTAATAGGGTGTAACCCCACAGAAAATCACCCAGTCGCAGCCACTTATTTTAAACAGTTTGTGCGCCGAGGCGGCAAGTTAATCGTGATGGATCCTCGCGGCACAGCCATGAAGCGTTTCGCCACGCATATGCTGCAGTTTAGACCCGGCACCGATGTAGCTCTACTTAACGCCATCATGCATATCATTGTGGATGAGGGGCTGCAAAACCAAGCCTATATCGATGAGCACACGGAAAACTGGCAAGCTCAGAAAGATCACCTTGTTGGCTTCTCGCCCGAAAAGATGGCACCTTTGTGCGGCATAGATGCACAGACACTTCGTCAGGTAGCACGCACCTTCGCTAAAGGCAAAGCGGGCATGATCTTCTGGGGCATGGGGGTCAGTCAACATATTCACGGTACCGATAACTCTCGCTGCCTCATCTCACTCGCCCTCATGTGTGGCCATGTGGGTCGTAGCGGCAGTGGCTTGCATCCTCTCAGGGGGCAAAACAATGTCCAAGGCGCATCAGATGCTGGCCTTATTCCCATGTTTCTCCCTGACTATCAAACTGTGAAAGATAACAATATCCGCGCACACTTTGATGAGATCTGGCAAGAGGAGAGTGACGCGATAGCGGTATCAGCAACCCCAGGTCTCACAGTGGTGGAGATTATCGATGCCATCCATAAGGATATGATCCGCGGCATGTACATTCTCGGTGAAAACCCTGCGATGTCAGACCCCGATGTTAGCCATGCGCGTAATGCATTAGCTAAACTGGAGCACTTAATCGTTCAGGATATCTTCTTAACCGAAACCGCCAGTTTCGCAGATGTTATCTTCCCTGCCGCTGCCTTTGCCGAAAAAGATGGCACTGTGACCAATACCAATCGTCAGGTGCAGATGGGGAGAAAAGCGCTGGATGCGCCGGGAGAAGCCAAGCAAGATTGGGCGATACTGATTGAGCTTGCCAACGCCCTAGGGCTTAACTGGCAATATCCTTCACCCCGCGAGATCTTCAATGAGATGAAGCTGGGCATGAGTTCATTAGACAATATTAGTTGGGAAAGGCTATCGAGTGAAAACGCAGTCACTTACCCCTGTAATGGTGAAAACCAACCCGGTGAAGCCATTGTATTTGGTGATGGTTTTCCCCGCCAGAGTGGCCGAGCAAAGTTTACCCCGGCCAGTGTTATTGCCCCCGACGAACTGCCGGATAAGGAGTACCCTTTGATTATGACCACAGGTCGTCAATTGGAGCATTGGCATACGGGCAGTATGACACGTCGCTCCAAAGTCTTAGATGCAGTAGAGCCTGAGGCCAACTGCTCACTTCATCCCAAGACATTAAGGCGCTTAGGAATCTCGCCAGGTGGAATGATCCGCTTACTCTCTCGCCGCGGTGAGATAGAGCTGCTCGCCCGCGCAGATAGAGCTGTTGCCGAAGATATGGTATTTGTCCCCTTCGCTTATGTGGAAGCGGCGGCAAATTTACTGACCAACCCAGCACTGGATCCCGTAGGAAAAATTCCAGAGTTTAAGTTTGCAGCCGTACGTGGAGAAGCGGTTAATTAG
- a CDS encoding OsmC domain/YcaO domain-containing protein, giving the protein MEIKVNFLDNLRLEAKFDDFTVTADQPIRYKGDGSAPSPFDYFLASSALCAAYFIKVYCKARDIPTENIRLSQNNIVDPEDRYNQIFQIQVELPEDISEKDRQGILRSIERCTVKKVVQTGPEFKIETVENLDADANAMLMGQGDSDANTYILGKDLPLEQTISNMTGILADLGMKIEISSWRNIVPNVWSLHIRDAASPMCFTNGKGATKESALCSALGEFIERLNCNFFYNDQFFGEEIANSEFVHYPNEKWFELTDDDSLPAGMLDEYCLEIYNPDGELAGSNLIDTNSGNIDRGICTIPYTRHSDGETVYFPSNLIENLFLSNGMSAGNNLQEAQVQCLSEIFERAVKRQIIEQEIVLPDVPQTVLEKYPSILAGIKGLEEQGFPIVVKDASLGGQFPVMCVTLMNPKTGGVFASFGAHPSLEVALERSLTELLQGRSFEGLNDVPKPTFNSMAVTEPENFVEHFIDSTGVISWRFFSSNAEFEFCEWDFSGTNQEEADSLFGILADLGKEVYTAEFNDLGASACRMLVPDFSEVYPVDDLIWDNTNKSLEYREDILNLHSLSDDELVDLVNRLEESQQDNYTDIRTMIGIVFDENTVWGQLTIIELKILIYLALGAHEEAIELVGDFLQFNDNTVERGLFYQAVNAVLEVTLDETLELEHFINNFNRMFGIDVMQNVVGSVNGDVRFYGLTKTSMALEGIEPHLRLIESYKKLHSARAKSAAE; this is encoded by the coding sequence ATGGAAATCAAAGTTAATTTTCTCGACAATCTGAGATTGGAAGCTAAGTTCGATGACTTTACTGTCACAGCAGATCAGCCTATTCGCTACAAGGGTGACGGCTCGGCGCCGAGTCCTTTCGATTATTTCTTAGCATCGTCTGCCTTGTGTGCCGCCTATTTTATAAAGGTGTACTGCAAGGCGCGTGATATTCCGACTGAAAACATTAGATTGTCACAGAATAATATTGTCGATCCTGAAGATCGCTATAACCAGATTTTCCAAATTCAGGTTGAGTTACCTGAGGATATCTCAGAGAAAGATCGCCAGGGGATTTTGCGTTCCATTGAGCGTTGTACCGTTAAGAAAGTGGTGCAAACAGGCCCTGAATTTAAGATTGAGACTGTTGAAAATTTAGATGCCGATGCCAATGCGATGCTCATGGGACAAGGTGATAGCGACGCGAACACCTATATCTTAGGTAAAGATTTGCCACTTGAGCAGACCATCTCCAATATGACCGGCATCTTGGCGGATCTTGGAATGAAGATAGAGATCTCCTCATGGCGTAATATCGTACCCAACGTATGGTCACTGCATATTCGTGATGCTGCATCGCCTATGTGTTTTACCAATGGTAAAGGGGCGACCAAAGAGAGCGCACTTTGCTCTGCGTTAGGTGAGTTTATCGAGCGTCTTAACTGCAACTTTTTCTATAATGATCAGTTCTTTGGTGAAGAGATTGCCAATAGCGAATTTGTTCATTACCCAAATGAGAAGTGGTTTGAGTTAACTGACGATGATTCACTTCCTGCGGGTATGTTAGATGAATATTGTTTAGAGATTTATAACCCAGATGGCGAGCTTGCAGGCTCTAACCTGATTGATACCAACTCGGGCAATATCGACCGTGGGATCTGTACCATTCCCTATACGCGTCACTCAGATGGTGAGACAGTGTACTTCCCATCAAACCTAATAGAGAACCTGTTTTTAAGTAATGGCATGAGCGCGGGTAATAACCTGCAGGAAGCACAAGTTCAGTGTCTGTCTGAGATCTTTGAGCGCGCCGTTAAGCGCCAGATCATCGAGCAAGAGATAGTCTTGCCGGACGTGCCACAAACAGTGTTAGAGAAGTACCCAAGTATCTTGGCTGGAATTAAGGGACTAGAGGAGCAAGGCTTCCCTATTGTCGTTAAAGATGCCTCACTAGGTGGTCAGTTTCCTGTGATGTGTGTGACCTTAATGAATCCAAAGACTGGCGGTGTATTTGCCTCATTTGGTGCTCATCCAAGTCTTGAGGTCGCACTAGAGCGCAGCTTAACTGAGTTGCTGCAAGGCCGAAGCTTCGAAGGGCTAAATGATGTACCTAAGCCTACTTTTAACAGCATGGCCGTGACTGAGCCTGAAAACTTTGTTGAGCACTTTATCGATTCAACCGGCGTGATCTCATGGCGCTTCTTTAGCAGTAATGCTGAGTTTGAGTTCTGCGAGTGGGATTTCTCAGGCACTAACCAAGAGGAAGCTGATAGCCTGTTTGGTATTCTTGCTGACTTAGGTAAAGAGGTATACACCGCTGAGTTTAACGACTTAGGTGCGTCGGCGTGCCGTATGCTAGTGCCTGATTTTTCAGAGGTCTACCCAGTCGATGATCTGATTTGGGATAACACCAATAAGTCGCTTGAATACCGTGAAGATATCTTAAATCTACATTCCCTGTCTGATGATGAGCTGGTGGATCTGGTCAATCGTTTAGAGGAGAGTCAGCAGGATAACTACACCGATATTCGTACCATGATAGGTATCGTGTTCGATGAGAATACCGTTTGGGGGCAGCTCACCATTATCGAGCTTAAAATTCTTATCTATCTAGCACTTGGTGCTCACGAGGAAGCGATAGAGTTAGTTGGTGACTTCCTGCAGTTTAACGATAATACGGTTGAGCGTGGTCTGTTCTATCAAGCGGTGAATGCTGTATTGGAAGTGACCTTAGATGAAACTCTTGAGCTTGAGCACTTCATCAATAACTTTAACCGTATGTTTGGTATCGATGTGATGCAAAATGTGGTTGGCTCGGTTAATGGTGATGTTCGTTTTTATGGCTTGACCAAGACCAGTATGGCCTTAGAGGGAATTGAGCCACATCTGAGACTGATTGAAAGCTACAAGAAACTGCATAGCGCACGAGCAAAGAGCGCCGCAGAATAA